A genomic stretch from Dyella sp. M7H15-1 includes:
- a CDS encoding AraC family transcriptional regulator: MYIEPSPALGGIAHPTSVPPALESLLNQSMLRVDVVAEQHYCGEWFMDEPRYECGLFHLVGAGECLIESSALTEALHLKAGDLVVLPHGDPHRLSAHHEQEGIPTSLICGELHFSNRTQHPLSHALPTCLVVRAAEADKVFRHLTSMMVDVVNSGVAGRQVLLNKLADTLFTLAVCDYANRNTDHRGLFAALVDGRICKVLQAVHENPGRPWTMQSMASLACMSRSAFAERFAQLMKMPPMQYVTQWRVSIAERLLRDRQLSVGTIAERLGYSSEAAFRRLFKRVSGLCPGSILK; encoded by the coding sequence ATGTATATCGAACCTTCGCCAGCACTTGGCGGAATCGCACACCCCACGTCTGTGCCGCCAGCTCTGGAGTCCCTACTCAACCAGTCGATGCTGCGGGTCGACGTCGTGGCCGAGCAGCACTATTGCGGCGAGTGGTTTATGGACGAGCCGCGCTATGAATGCGGGCTGTTCCATCTCGTAGGCGCGGGGGAATGCCTGATCGAAAGCAGCGCGCTGACTGAAGCCTTGCACCTCAAAGCCGGTGACCTGGTCGTTCTTCCGCACGGCGATCCACATCGACTTAGTGCACACCATGAGCAGGAAGGAATCCCTACCAGCCTGATCTGTGGCGAACTGCATTTCTCCAACCGCACCCAGCATCCGCTCAGCCATGCGCTACCTACATGCCTTGTGGTTCGTGCGGCCGAGGCTGACAAGGTATTCCGGCACCTCACCTCCATGATGGTGGACGTGGTCAATTCCGGTGTAGCAGGTCGCCAGGTGTTGCTGAATAAGTTGGCTGACACGCTTTTCACGCTGGCGGTATGCGACTACGCCAACCGCAATACCGATCACCGCGGTCTGTTCGCCGCATTGGTCGACGGCCGCATCTGCAAAGTGCTGCAGGCCGTGCACGAAAACCCCGGGCGCCCGTGGACCATGCAATCGATGGCCTCGCTGGCCTGCATGTCGCGCTCCGCGTTTGCCGAACGTTTTGCGCAATTGATGAAGATGCCGCCCATGCAATACGTAACGCAGTGGCGCGTCAGCATCGCCGAGCGTTTGCTGCGCGATCGGCAACTGTCGGTGGGCACCATTGCCGAGCGGCTTGGCTACAGCAGCGAGGCTGCATTTCGCAGGCTGTTTAAACGCGTCAGTGGCCTATGCCCCGGAAGCATACTAAAGTGA
- a CDS encoding DoxX family protein, translating to MRQFMAAKASRLLEILHAGRWLGPLVVRVVFGYFWLETGIAKVHNLDGFTQRFVGWGVPFPAFSAALSAWTELLGGLLLMLGLFTRLVTIPMIINMIVAVTLVVSSNLMGLDDYVEADEVVYTLIFFWFLVAGPGKVSLDTLVARWLGIRTQS from the coding sequence ATGCGTCAATTTATGGCAGCGAAGGCATCCCGCCTATTGGAGATTTTGCACGCCGGGCGCTGGCTGGGGCCGTTGGTGGTACGTGTGGTCTTCGGTTACTTCTGGCTGGAGACGGGCATCGCCAAAGTGCATAACCTGGATGGGTTCACCCAACGCTTCGTTGGCTGGGGTGTTCCCTTCCCGGCTTTCAGCGCTGCGTTGTCGGCCTGGACGGAATTGCTGGGCGGCCTGCTGCTGATGCTCGGCCTGTTCACGCGTCTGGTCACCATTCCGATGATCATCAACATGATCGTCGCGGTGACGCTGGTGGTGTCGAGCAATCTGATGGGGCTGGATGACTATGTCGAGGCCGACGAGGTGGTCTATACGCTGATCTTCTTCTGGTTCCTGGTAGCAGGGCCGGGCAAGGTTAGCCTGGATACGCTGGTCGCACGCTGGTTGGGTATCCGTACCCAGTCCTGA
- a CDS encoding S53 family serine peptidase has product MGRKTRGLSFVIAMALGAAGAAHAAQFMTHHVRQAVSQATAHQAGSLPANKLMAIDVVLPVRDQASLDQFVANVSNPLSLQYRQYVTPQEFTARFGPTQNDYDTVKNYLTKYGFTITGGSRDSMDVKVVGPVSAVEAAFNVKMHTYQHPTENRIFFSPDREPTTALAIPLWHVSGLDNYSMPHPQFVKKGEYAAAHGMSPDAVVSHATTGSGPSASFLGSDMRAAYYGNGSLTGAGQTVGLFEYEGINTSDVQLYYTNAKETNPNNLTVVSTDGTSTTCTDSATCSSDGEQTLDVTQAQGMAPGLSHVIMFVGATDTAIISDMTTYSPLPLTIGCSWGWTPEDASTLDPYFEKMAAQGQSFFVASGDSGEWTKSGNAESWPADDAHIISVGGTDLTTASAAGAWKSETAWSDSSGGISPNDIAIPSWQKISGVITSTNKGSTTYRNGPDVSANANFTFYTCAMGSCQANEYGGTSFAAPMWAGFIALANQQIASNGSTAYVGFLNPTIYANNAPGGSTYTTTFHDITSGKNAKYSAGTDYDLVTGWGSPRAALITNLVQ; this is encoded by the coding sequence TTGGGCCGCAAAACACGCGGCCTTTCGTTTGTTATCGCCATGGCATTGGGTGCCGCCGGTGCGGCGCATGCTGCTCAGTTCATGACGCACCATGTGCGTCAGGCGGTGAGCCAGGCGACTGCGCACCAGGCGGGCAGTTTGCCCGCCAACAAGCTCATGGCCATCGATGTGGTGCTGCCGGTACGCGATCAGGCCAGCCTCGATCAGTTCGTGGCGAACGTCAGCAATCCACTTAGCCTGCAATATCGCCAGTACGTCACGCCGCAAGAGTTCACCGCTCGGTTTGGCCCGACGCAGAATGACTACGATACCGTCAAGAACTACCTGACCAAGTATGGCTTCACCATCACCGGCGGTAGCCGCGATAGCATGGACGTCAAGGTTGTCGGCCCCGTTTCGGCTGTGGAAGCAGCCTTCAACGTGAAGATGCACACCTACCAGCATCCCACCGAGAATCGCATTTTTTTCAGTCCTGATCGCGAACCGACTACCGCGCTGGCGATTCCGTTATGGCACGTGTCGGGTCTGGACAATTATTCCATGCCGCACCCGCAGTTCGTGAAGAAGGGCGAATACGCCGCTGCCCACGGCATGTCGCCAGATGCGGTGGTTTCGCATGCCACGACCGGTTCGGGTCCATCGGCTTCCTTCCTGGGCAGCGACATGCGTGCGGCCTATTACGGTAATGGTTCGCTTACCGGTGCGGGCCAGACCGTGGGCCTGTTCGAATACGAGGGCATCAACACCTCCGACGTGCAGTTGTACTATACGAATGCCAAGGAGACGAATCCGAATAACCTCACCGTCGTTTCCACCGATGGCACCTCCACCACTTGCACTGACAGCGCAACCTGCTCCTCCGACGGCGAGCAAACCCTCGATGTAACGCAGGCGCAGGGCATGGCGCCGGGCCTGTCACACGTGATTATGTTTGTCGGCGCCACCGATACCGCGATCATCAGCGACATGACCACCTACAGCCCGCTGCCGCTGACCATTGGCTGCTCGTGGGGCTGGACGCCAGAAGACGCGTCGACGCTCGATCCCTATTTTGAAAAAATGGCTGCGCAGGGCCAGAGCTTCTTCGTCGCGTCCGGCGACTCCGGCGAGTGGACCAAGAGCGGCAATGCCGAATCGTGGCCAGCTGACGATGCGCACATCATCAGCGTGGGTGGCACCGATCTCACCACGGCCAGCGCCGCTGGCGCATGGAAGTCGGAAACCGCGTGGAGCGATTCATCGGGTGGTATCTCGCCGAATGACATCGCGATTCCCTCGTGGCAGAAGATCTCCGGTGTGATCACTTCCACCAACAAGGGTTCGACGACGTACCGTAACGGTCCGGACGTATCCGCCAATGCGAACTTCACCTTCTACACCTGCGCCATGGGTAGCTGCCAAGCCAACGAGTATGGTGGCACCAGCTTTGCGGCGCCGATGTGGGCAGGCTTTATTGCGCTGGCCAACCAGCAGATCGCCAGTAACGGAAGCACGGCTTACGTGGGGTTCCTCAACCCGACCATCTATGCCAACAACGCGCCTGGAGGCTCGACCTACACGACGACCTTCCACGACATCACCAGCGGCAAGAACGCGAAGTACTCTGCCGGAACCGATTATGACCTGGTCACCGGCTGGGGTAGTCCACGGGCTGCCCTGATCACGAATCTGGTGCAGTAA
- a CDS encoding S53 family serine peptidase, with protein MGVASAAHAAQFMTHHVRDAVSEATTKQLGDLPANKRMSIDVVLPLRDQAGLDQFVADIANPMSLQYRQYLTPEEFAARFGPTQNDYDTVVQYLKQYGFTVTGGRLESRDVQAVGPVSAVEAAFNVKMHIYQHPTENRMFYSADREPTTSLAIPLWHVSGLNNFSIPHPLYVKKSDYAAPEAMVPLATTGSGPSASFLGSDMRAAYYGGTTLTGSGQTLGLLEYEGINTSDVQLYYTGAKQTNPNNLKVVSTDGTATTCTGSCTDIEQTIDTTQAQGMAPKLSQVTMYVGSTDTAIIGAMVTNADGPLPQTISCSWGWTPDDPTTLNPYWKQMQAQGQTFFAASGDSGNWSSRVEAWPADAAYVISVGGTDLTTASAGGAWKSETAWSNSGGGISPDNIPIPSWQQIKGVINASNKGSTKYRNGPDVSANANYTYYACGNGSCTANEYGGTSFAAPLWAAYMALANQQAKTNGQAYLGTFNATVYAENESGGKLTSTYTANFHDITSGSNGKFSAVTGYDLVTGWGSMKGAGLINTFYP; from the coding sequence ATGGGGGTGGCCAGCGCTGCACATGCCGCGCAGTTCATGACGCATCATGTGCGTGACGCAGTGAGTGAGGCAACCACCAAGCAACTGGGCGATCTGCCCGCCAACAAACGGATGAGCATCGATGTTGTATTGCCGCTACGCGATCAGGCAGGTCTTGACCAATTCGTGGCTGATATTGCCAATCCGATGAGTCTGCAGTATCGCCAATACCTCACGCCGGAAGAGTTCGCCGCTCGCTTCGGCCCCACCCAGAATGACTACGACACGGTGGTGCAGTATCTGAAGCAGTATGGGTTCACCGTGACAGGCGGTCGTCTTGAGAGCAGGGACGTGCAGGCGGTGGGGCCGGTCTCCGCGGTGGAAGCGGCGTTCAACGTAAAGATGCACATCTATCAGCATCCCACCGAAAACCGCATGTTCTACAGCGCGGATCGCGAACCGACCACCTCGCTGGCGATTCCACTATGGCACGTATCGGGTCTGAACAACTTCTCCATTCCGCACCCGCTATACGTGAAAAAGAGCGACTACGCCGCGCCGGAGGCCATGGTACCGCTTGCCACTACTGGCTCGGGTCCTTCCGCTTCGTTCCTGGGCAGCGATATGCGCGCAGCCTATTACGGCGGCACAACACTTACTGGCTCCGGCCAGACCCTGGGCTTGTTGGAATACGAGGGCATCAACACCTCCGACGTGCAGTTGTATTACACAGGTGCCAAGCAAACCAATCCAAATAACCTCAAGGTAGTCTCCACCGATGGTACGGCGACCACTTGCACGGGCAGTTGTACCGACATCGAACAGACCATCGACACGACACAGGCCCAAGGTATGGCGCCGAAGCTGAGTCAGGTGACGATGTATGTGGGCTCCACCGACACGGCCATCATCGGTGCGATGGTCACGAATGCGGATGGCCCGTTGCCGCAGACCATCAGTTGCTCGTGGGGATGGACGCCGGATGATCCGACCACGCTTAACCCGTACTGGAAACAAATGCAGGCGCAGGGACAAACTTTCTTTGCGGCATCCGGTGACAGCGGTAATTGGTCATCACGCGTCGAAGCATGGCCGGCAGACGCGGCTTACGTCATTAGCGTGGGCGGCACCGACCTCACCACGGCAAGCGCTGGCGGCGCGTGGAAATCCGAAACAGCCTGGTCAAACAGCGGTGGCGGCATTTCGCCGGATAACATCCCCATTCCGAGCTGGCAACAGATCAAAGGCGTGATCAATGCCAGCAACAAGGGGTCGACGAAATATCGCAATGGTCCGGATGTATCGGCCAATGCCAACTACACCTACTATGCGTGCGGCAATGGCAGTTGTACCGCCAACGAATACGGCGGAACCAGCTTCGCCGCACCACTGTGGGCAGCGTATATGGCACTGGCCAATCAACAGGCCAAAACGAATGGCCAAGCGTATCTTGGAACCTTCAACGCCACGGTTTATGCGGAGAATGAGTCCGGCGGCAAGCTGACCAGCACCTATACGGCCAACTTCCACGATATTACCAGTGGATCGAACGGTAAATTCTCCGCCGTAACGGGCTATGACCTGGTCACTGGCTGGGGCAGCATGAAGGGAGCGGGTTTGATCAACACGTTCTATCCGTAA
- the tnpA gene encoding IS200/IS605 family transposase, whose translation MKEYQSLSHARWDCKYRVVFIPKRRKKQVFGELRKHLGEVFHELASHKESQIVEGHLMSDHIHMCISIPPKYAVSNVVGYLKGKSAITIACKFGGRNRNFTGESFWARGYFVSTVGLDEAMVRAYIRNQEQEDERYDQMKLGV comes from the coding sequence ATGAAAGAGTATCAAAGCTTGAGTCATGCCCGTTGGGACTGTAAGTACCGCGTGGTGTTCATTCCCAAGCGGAGAAAGAAGCAGGTGTTTGGAGAGTTACGCAAGCACTTGGGCGAGGTCTTCCACGAGTTGGCTTCGCACAAGGAATCGCAGATTGTGGAAGGCCACCTGATGAGCGACCACATTCACATGTGCATCAGCATTCCGCCGAAGTATGCAGTGTCGAACGTGGTGGGTTACCTCAAGGGTAAGAGTGCCATCACCATTGCGTGCAAGTTCGGAGGACGGAATCGAAACTTCACTGGGGAGTCGTTTTGGGCACGAGGCTATTTCGTCTCGACGGTGGGCTTGGACGAAGCGATGGTGAGGGCATACATCCGAAACCAAGAGCAAGAGGATGAACGTTACGACCAGATGAAGCTGGGCGTGTAG
- a CDS encoding glutamate--cysteine ligase, with the protein MSIPSAVKSTPIHGRQQLIDYLAAGEKPRDAWRIGTEHEKFGFRTDAPGSSSGQALCPPEFEGERGIRALLEGIAARYDWEITREGETPVALTRGKANITLEPAGQLELSGAPLETIHQTCCEVNSHLEEVRSVADGLGMGFLGMGFQPKWRRDDMPWMPKGRYKIMREYMPKVGSLGLDMMTRTCTVQVNLDFGNEADMVRKFRTSLALQPVATALFADSPFTEGKPNGYLSYRSHVWTDTDADRTGMLDFVFEDGFGYERYVDYILDVPMYFSYQDGRYIDLAGQDFKRFMAGTLDALPGTRATMKDWADHLTTAFPEVRLKQYLEMRGADGGPWNRLCALPALWVGLLYDDDALHAAWDLVKDFTHVERHALRDGVPKHGLKLPFRNGTVRDLARETLQIAAHGLKRRNRLNRHDADESIFLEPLIDIVDSNQTPAERKLELFHGEWNGSVDPVFKEFAY; encoded by the coding sequence GTGTCCATACCCAGTGCCGTCAAGAGCACCCCGATCCACGGTCGCCAGCAACTGATCGACTACCTAGCCGCCGGCGAGAAACCGCGCGACGCATGGCGAATCGGCACCGAACACGAAAAGTTCGGCTTCCGCACCGATGCCCCTGGATCAAGTTCTGGGCAGGCTCTGTGCCCCCCTGAGTTCGAAGGCGAGCGTGGCATTCGCGCCCTGCTGGAAGGTATTGCTGCGCGCTACGACTGGGAAATCACCCGCGAGGGCGAAACACCGGTCGCATTGACTCGTGGCAAAGCCAACATCACCCTGGAGCCGGCCGGCCAGTTGGAGCTATCCGGTGCACCGCTGGAAACCATCCATCAAACCTGCTGCGAAGTGAACTCGCATCTGGAAGAGGTGCGCTCCGTGGCGGACGGCCTCGGGATGGGCTTCCTCGGGATGGGCTTCCAGCCCAAATGGCGCCGCGATGACATGCCGTGGATGCCCAAAGGACGCTACAAGATCATGCGCGAATACATGCCCAAGGTCGGCTCGCTCGGCCTAGACATGATGACGCGCACCTGCACGGTGCAAGTGAACCTGGATTTCGGCAACGAAGCCGACATGGTGCGCAAGTTCCGCACCAGCCTCGCGCTGCAACCGGTCGCCACGGCACTGTTTGCCGATTCGCCGTTCACCGAAGGCAAACCCAACGGATATCTTTCGTATCGCTCGCACGTGTGGACCGATACCGATGCCGATCGCACTGGCATGCTCGACTTTGTGTTCGAAGACGGCTTCGGTTACGAGCGCTATGTGGATTACATCCTCGACGTGCCGATGTATTTCAGTTATCAGGATGGCCGCTACATCGATCTGGCTGGACAGGACTTCAAGCGCTTCATGGCTGGCACACTGGATGCCCTGCCCGGCACGCGTGCAACAATGAAAGATTGGGCCGACCATCTCACCACCGCCTTCCCGGAAGTGCGTCTGAAACAGTATCTTGAAATGCGCGGCGCGGATGGCGGTCCGTGGAACCGCCTGTGTGCTCTGCCCGCGTTGTGGGTGGGTCTGCTCTATGACGACGATGCATTGCATGCCGCGTGGGATCTGGTGAAGGACTTCACGCACGTGGAACGCCATGCCCTGCGCGACGGCGTGCCGAAGCACGGATTGAAACTCCCATTCCGCAACGGAACCGTGCGCGATCTTGCACGCGAAACCTTACAGATCGCCGCGCACGGCTTGAAGCGCCGCAACCGGCTCAACCGCCATGACGCGGACGAAAGCATTTTTCTCGAGCCACTGATCGACATCGTGGACTCCAACCAGACGCCCGCCGAACGCAAGCTGGAGCTCTTCCACGGCGAATGGAACGGCAGCGTCGATCCGGTGTTCAAGGAATTCGCATATTGA
- a CDS encoding DNA-binding domain-containing protein, giving the protein MSSLQAIQMQMLQAVLAEKPLPLTSIRDDHIADTDSRLAVYRQGYRIRLRDALKAEFAGLQCMAGRQFDTLLNKYVEAHPSGHYNIRWYGAGLAAFLDYAMPWRDKPQLAEMARLDWAISTAFDAADESSKNIADLSGVPPDAWATLELSLQHNLQVVTCSYHTDAFRRAADRGDARPRLRRFAKQRQILVWRKAMTVHYRWLEDDEWQVLGAAIRGESVATLCRHLAHYHGEEAAILRIVSLLQNWLEFGLIRGWTLVQ; this is encoded by the coding sequence ATGAGTTCACTGCAGGCTATCCAGATGCAGATGCTGCAAGCGGTGCTGGCCGAGAAACCCTTGCCGCTGACGAGCATTCGCGACGATCACATCGCCGACACCGACAGTCGCCTGGCGGTTTACCGGCAAGGCTATCGCATTCGGCTGCGTGATGCGCTGAAGGCGGAGTTCGCCGGCCTGCAATGCATGGCGGGGCGGCAATTCGACACGCTATTGAACAAATACGTTGAAGCACATCCGTCCGGGCACTACAACATTCGCTGGTACGGTGCCGGTCTTGCTGCTTTCCTCGACTACGCCATGCCCTGGCGGGACAAGCCTCAATTGGCTGAGATGGCGCGCCTGGACTGGGCCATTTCCACTGCGTTCGACGCGGCGGATGAATCAAGCAAAAACATCGCCGATCTATCCGGAGTCCCGCCGGATGCATGGGCCACATTGGAGTTATCGCTGCAGCACAATCTGCAGGTCGTCACCTGTAGCTACCACACCGACGCATTCCGGCGTGCCGCCGATCGTGGCGATGCACGCCCTCGCCTACGCCGCTTTGCCAAGCAGCGGCAGATTCTGGTTTGGCGCAAGGCCATGACCGTGCACTATCGCTGGTTGGAAGACGATGAGTGGCAAGTGCTGGGAGCGGCCATACGTGGGGAATCCGTTGCGACGCTCTGTAGACACCTAGCCCACTACCATGGCGAGGAAGCCGCCATACTCCGCATAGTCAGCCTGCTGCAGAACTGGCTGGAATTCGGACTGATTCGTGGCTGGACACTTGTGCAGTAA
- a CDS encoding DUF692 domain-containing protein: MVMTSIEHTDSRPYLGYGLGLRVEHYEALLADPSKVEWLEVVSENYMVNGGLPLVWLERFRERFPLVMHGVSLSIGSTDPLDEDYLARLGALARRIEPAWISDHLCWTGVQGVHLHDLMPLPYTEEALDHVVSRIKHVQDTLKRRILLENVSSYVSFADSQLTEWEFLAEVAERSDCLILLDVNNVHVSATNHGFSSMDYLRGIPVSRVQQFHLAGYEQGEPLIIDTHDAPVSNAVWDLYIEAVRRFGRVSTMIERDDNFPPLAELMTELEHARALAEPLLQAAA; this comes from the coding sequence ATGGTTATGACATCCATCGAGCACACTGATTCGCGGCCGTACCTCGGCTATGGACTTGGTTTGCGCGTTGAACATTATGAAGCGCTGCTCGCCGATCCCAGCAAGGTGGAATGGCTGGAAGTGGTTTCGGAAAATTACATGGTGAACGGCGGGCTGCCGCTGGTGTGGCTGGAACGTTTTCGTGAGCGCTTCCCGCTGGTCATGCATGGCGTTTCATTGTCCATTGGAAGCACCGACCCGCTCGACGAAGACTATCTAGCACGACTCGGCGCGCTGGCACGGCGTATCGAACCCGCATGGATATCGGATCACCTGTGCTGGACCGGTGTGCAAGGCGTCCATTTGCACGACCTGATGCCACTGCCTTATACCGAGGAAGCACTCGATCACGTGGTGAGTCGCATCAAGCACGTGCAGGATACGCTCAAGCGCCGCATCCTACTGGAGAACGTTTCCAGTTACGTAAGCTTCGCCGATTCACAACTAACGGAGTGGGAGTTTCTCGCCGAAGTTGCCGAGCGTTCTGACTGTTTGATCCTACTCGACGTCAACAATGTGCATGTCAGCGCTACGAATCATGGTTTCTCATCGATGGATTACTTGCGCGGCATCCCTGTATCGCGCGTGCAGCAATTCCATCTTGCCGGTTACGAGCAAGGCGAACCATTGATTATCGACACCCATGACGCGCCTGTTTCCAACGCGGTGTGGGACTTGTACATCGAGGCCGTGCGCCGCTTCGGCCGCGTCTCGACCATGATTGAACGCGACGATAATTTCCCACCACTGGCCGAATTGATGACCGAACTGGAGCATGCCCGTGCGTTGGCGGAACCATTGTTGCAGGCGGCCGCATGA
- the eda gene encoding bifunctional 4-hydroxy-2-oxoglutarate aldolase/2-dehydro-3-deoxy-phosphogluconate aldolase, translated as MNIEAKQQQVETTMRLAPVIPVVIIDDAKHAVPMARALVAGGIPAIEVTLRTPAALDAIRAIAREVEGAVVGVGTVLSAKDLHAAEQAGARFAVSPGVSPNLLAAADDSALPLLPGAATASEAMNLLERGYRHLKFFPAVPAGGAKLLGAWASPLPQLRFCPTGGISLLSAPDFLVLPNVLCVGGSWLTPNEKLKSSDWSGIEQLAREAALLKGVIA; from the coding sequence ATGAACATTGAAGCAAAGCAACAGCAAGTCGAAACCACCATGCGCCTCGCACCGGTGATCCCGGTCGTCATCATCGATGATGCGAAGCATGCCGTGCCCATGGCGCGCGCCCTGGTGGCGGGTGGTATTCCCGCCATTGAAGTCACCTTGCGCACGCCTGCCGCACTCGATGCCATTCGCGCCATCGCCCGTGAAGTGGAAGGCGCCGTGGTAGGTGTCGGTACGGTGCTTTCGGCCAAAGACCTGCATGCCGCCGAACAGGCGGGCGCACGCTTTGCCGTATCGCCCGGTGTCTCGCCCAACCTGCTCGCCGCCGCGGACGACAGCGCATTGCCGCTGTTGCCCGGTGCGGCAACCGCCAGCGAAGCGATGAACTTGCTGGAGCGTGGCTATCGTCACCTGAAGTTCTTCCCCGCGGTGCCTGCCGGTGGCGCCAAATTGCTGGGCGCGTGGGCCAGCCCGCTGCCGCAACTGCGCTTCTGTCCCACGGGTGGCATTTCGCTTCTCAGCGCACCGGACTTCCTGGTCCTGCCCAACGTGCTTTGTGTCGGCGGCTCCTGGCTTACGCCGAATGAAAAGTTGAAAAGCAGCGACTGGAGCGGGATCGAGCAACTGGCGCGTGAAGCGGCCTTGCTGAAAGGCGTGATCGCTTGA
- a CDS encoding ferritin-like domain-containing protein — MTTKIKAGSEAHKALFCKQFMDTYQHYDPETLPWPTLSDADLERLRGVPFWQEVYHTERRAGAIVDAFTPHVADPVVREAIALQGLEERRHADLIRVMIERYGIDATPQSLEAFPDDLETAFIDFGFGECLDAFLGFGAFKSARQSEFLPASLFDIFDTLMFEETRHIVFFINYMAWRERQRGLGSVRRALKSTRFYARAGGRLMGMVKRGQEPNDGKDFAVTQANLFLEGFSFRGFVEDCYRENARRMSEFDPELMQPRLLPTMAGLALRGLRAWDFARSPLRKSGRANQSA, encoded by the coding sequence ATGACCACCAAAATCAAAGCAGGCTCGGAAGCCCACAAGGCTCTTTTTTGCAAGCAGTTCATGGACACGTATCAGCACTACGATCCCGAAACGCTGCCATGGCCGACTTTAAGCGATGCGGATCTTGAGCGATTGCGTGGCGTACCGTTCTGGCAGGAGGTGTATCACACCGAACGCCGGGCAGGCGCGATCGTCGATGCGTTTACGCCGCACGTGGCCGATCCGGTCGTTCGTGAGGCCATCGCACTGCAGGGGTTGGAAGAGAGACGTCACGCAGACCTGATCCGGGTCATGATCGAACGTTACGGTATCGATGCCACGCCGCAGTCGCTGGAAGCCTTTCCCGACGATCTGGAAACGGCGTTCATCGACTTCGGTTTTGGTGAATGCCTGGATGCGTTTCTGGGCTTTGGCGCATTCAAGTCAGCACGCCAATCCGAATTCCTGCCTGCCAGTCTGTTCGATATTTTCGACACGCTGATGTTCGAAGAAACGCGACATATCGTCTTCTTCATCAACTATATGGCGTGGCGCGAACGGCAACGCGGCCTGGGCAGCGTCCGGCGCGCTCTCAAATCGACACGGTTCTACGCCAGGGCCGGCGGTCGCCTGATGGGGATGGTCAAGCGCGGCCAGGAGCCGAACGACGGCAAGGACTTTGCCGTGACGCAAGCCAACCTGTTCCTCGAAGGGTTTTCGTTCCGCGGTTTCGTTGAAGACTGCTATCGCGAAAATGCACGCCGCATGAGCGAATTCGACCCGGAACTGATGCAGCCGCGGCTCCTTCCCACCATGGCCGGCCTGGCACTTCGCGGGTTAAGGGCGTGGGATTTTGCGCGTTCGCCACTACGGAAATCGGGCCGTGCCAATCAGTCCGCGTAA